In the Variovorax sp. S12S4 genome, one interval contains:
- a CDS encoding tautomerase family protein — MPFINLKITRDGVTREQKTQVIAEFTETLERVLNKPPEWTHIVIEEIDTDDWGFAGLTTTEFRKRLAEKAKPAK; from the coding sequence ATGCCTTTCATCAACCTGAAGATCACCCGCGACGGCGTGACGCGCGAACAGAAGACCCAGGTCATCGCCGAGTTCACGGAAACGCTTGAACGCGTGCTGAACAAGCCGCCCGAGTGGACGCACATCGTGATCGAAGAGATCGACACCGACGACTGGGGCTTTGCGGGCCTGACGACGACGGAGTTCCGCAAGCGGCTGGCGGAAAAGGCGAAGCCGGCGAAATGA
- a CDS encoding SDR family NAD(P)-dependent oxidoreductase, with protein sequence MQDSSTSSTVVITGASSGIGLGLAEAYLERGFNVVANARTDERLAAAAKQLGNPARFLGVAGDIGQRATAQQLIDRAVERFGQVDVLINNAGIFNAKPFVEYTAEELDQLVATNLKGFVYASQAAAKHMVARRRGHIVNITASIALQPNQQVPAALPVLIKGGINAATRALALELAPHNVKVNAVAPGIVDTPLYTPEQHGFLNGLSPAGRIATVREIADAVLYLTSADFTTGVVLPVDGGMSTGKW encoded by the coding sequence ATGCAAGACAGCAGCACTTCATCCACGGTCGTCATCACCGGCGCCTCGAGCGGCATCGGGCTGGGCCTGGCCGAGGCCTACCTCGAACGCGGCTTCAACGTGGTCGCCAATGCACGCACCGACGAGCGGCTCGCGGCCGCGGCAAAGCAGCTCGGCAACCCGGCACGCTTTCTCGGCGTCGCCGGCGACATCGGCCAGCGCGCGACCGCGCAGCAACTCATCGACCGTGCCGTGGAGCGCTTCGGCCAAGTCGATGTGCTCATCAACAACGCGGGCATCTTCAACGCCAAGCCGTTCGTCGAGTACACAGCGGAAGAGCTCGACCAGCTGGTGGCCACCAACCTCAAGGGCTTCGTCTACGCCTCGCAGGCCGCCGCGAAGCACATGGTCGCGCGCCGCCGGGGCCACATCGTGAACATCACCGCGAGCATCGCGCTGCAGCCGAACCAGCAGGTGCCGGCCGCGTTGCCGGTGCTGATCAAGGGCGGCATCAACGCCGCGACGCGCGCGCTGGCGCTCGAACTCGCGCCGCACAACGTCAAGGTGAATGCGGTGGCGCCCGGCATCGTCGACACGCCGCTGTACACGCCTGAGCAGCACGGCTTCCTGAACGGCCTCTCGCCCGCCGGCCGCATTGCGACCGTGCGCGAAATCGCCGACGCCGTGCTCTACCTCACGAGCGCCGATTTCACGACGGGCGTGGTGCTGCCGGTGGACGGCGGCATGAGCACGGGCAAGTGGTAA